The following are encoded together in the Longimicrobium sp. genome:
- a CDS encoding acyl-CoA dehydrogenase family protein, whose protein sequence is MPDRTFLRWPFFDDAHREMAARLAEWAAREVALPAHPADGGVDDACRALVRRLADGGWLRWAVPAPYGGALERLDVRSLCIARETLAYHSGLADFAFAMQGLGSGAISLFGSDDQKRRWLPSVASGDAIAAFAISESEAGSDVGAMTTTARQDGDGFVIDGAKTWISNAGIADRYVVFVRYPEAGERGFAALVVDADNPGLRVAERIDVTAPHPLGTLEFDGCRVGADALLGEAGGGMKVALGTLDVFRSTVGAAALGFARRALDEAVAWTAGRRVFGIPLAEHQLTRAAIAEMAVDVDTSALLVYRAAWTRDASAARVTREAAMAKLHATEAAQRVVDRAVQLLGARGVVRDSVVETLYRDVRALRIYEGTSEVQKLVIAAQVRATER, encoded by the coding sequence ATGCCTGACCGCACCTTCCTCCGCTGGCCTTTCTTCGACGACGCGCACCGCGAGATGGCGGCGCGGCTGGCGGAGTGGGCGGCGCGCGAGGTGGCGCTGCCTGCGCATCCGGCCGACGGCGGCGTGGACGACGCCTGCCGCGCGCTCGTGCGCCGGCTCGCGGACGGGGGATGGCTGCGCTGGGCCGTGCCCGCGCCGTACGGCGGCGCGCTGGAGCGGCTCGACGTGCGCTCCCTCTGCATCGCGCGCGAGACGCTGGCGTACCACTCCGGGCTGGCGGACTTCGCGTTCGCCATGCAGGGCCTTGGCTCGGGGGCCATCTCCCTGTTCGGGTCGGATGATCAGAAGCGGCGCTGGCTCCCCTCCGTCGCGTCGGGAGATGCAATCGCCGCGTTCGCCATCTCCGAGAGCGAAGCCGGCTCCGACGTCGGGGCGATGACGACGACGGCGCGGCAAGATGGTGACGGCTTCGTCATCGACGGCGCCAAGACGTGGATCTCCAACGCGGGGATCGCGGACCGCTACGTCGTGTTCGTGCGCTATCCCGAGGCCGGCGAGCGGGGATTCGCCGCGCTGGTGGTGGACGCGGACAACCCCGGGCTTCGCGTGGCCGAGCGCATCGACGTCACCGCGCCGCACCCGCTGGGGACGCTGGAGTTCGACGGATGCCGCGTCGGCGCGGACGCGCTGCTGGGCGAGGCGGGCGGGGGAATGAAGGTGGCGCTGGGCACGCTCGACGTCTTCCGCTCCACCGTCGGCGCGGCGGCGCTGGGGTTCGCGCGGCGCGCGCTGGACGAGGCCGTCGCGTGGACGGCCGGGCGCCGCGTGTTCGGCATCCCCCTGGCCGAGCACCAGCTCACGCGCGCGGCGATCGCGGAGATGGCCGTGGACGTGGACACCAGCGCGCTCCTCGTGTACCGCGCCGCGTGGACGCGCGACGCCAGCGCCGCGCGCGTCACCCGCGAGGCGGCGATGGCCAAGCTCCACGCCACCGAGGCCGCCCAGCGCGTGGTCGACCGCGCCGTCCAGCTCCTCGGCGCGCGCGGCGTGGTGCGCGATTCCGTCGTCGAGACGCTGTACCGCGACGTGCGCGCGCTCCGCATCTACGAAGGCACCAGCGAGGTCCAGAAGCTGGTGATCGCCGCCCAGGTGCGCGCTACCGAGCGCTGA